From a region of the Mytilus galloprovincialis chromosome 3, xbMytGall1.hap1.1, whole genome shotgun sequence genome:
- the LOC143068121 gene encoding 3-hydroxybutyryl-CoA dehydrogenase-like, giving the protein MKIAIIGAGLLGIKIAGEMAYYGHRVKIHDVNIGSLNSVYGRMENDKKELRNEGLLLTNNYIGPVLCMSRLEETVNDADYIFECVIEDLSIKNELMERITYSCKPEAIICTNSLRLKVDDVFCKVQGKERCIGLRFLYPVFTIPEVELTPCQHTSQRNVTKVREMLEKMGKVLFFRSGAQPLILSDQQREERKKACLERILNSSGMGCLYEKTIPSLTLEPGGHGGSVVTVKETKKEECAICMDRSRNSVICPCHHLVACYECTKMLLNRKDACPICRKDITEVIRVYHS; this is encoded by the exons GTGAAATGGCTTACTATGGACACAGAGTAAAGATACATGATGTGAACATTGGATCCCTGAACAGTGTCTATGGTAGAATGGAGAATGACAAAAAAGAACTACGGAATGAGGGACTTCTTCTAACCAATAATTATATT ggaCCAGTGTTGTGTATGAGTAGACTAGAAGAAACAGTAAATGATgcagattatatatttgaatgtgTCATTGAAGATTTAAgcattaaaaatgaattaatggAAA GAATAACTTACTCCTGCAAACCAGAGGCAATAATATGTACAAATTCACTAAGACTTAAAGTTGATGATGTTTTCTGTAAAGTTCAAGGCAAAGAG AGATGTATTGGATTAAGGTTCCTGTATCCAGTATTTACTATACCAGAAGTAGAACTTACTCCTTGTCAACATACCTCTCAAAGAAATGTAACCAAAG taAGAGAAATGTTGGAAAAGATGGGGAAAGTACTATTCTTTAGATCTGGTGCACAACCTTTGATTTTATCAGATCAGCAGAGAGAAGAAAGAAAGAAAG CTTGTTTAGAAAGAATATTGAACTCATCTGGTATGGGGTGTCTATATGAGAAAACCATTCCAAGTTTGACCCTAGAGCCAGGAGGTCATGGGGGCAGTGTTGTCACTgtcaaagaaactaaaaaag AAGAATGTGCTATATGTATGGATAGATCAAGGAACAGTGTAATATGTCCATGTCATCATTTAGTAGCTTGTTATGAGTGTACAAAGATGTTACTAAACAGAAAAGATGCCTGTCCCATCTGTAGAAAAGACATTACAGAAGTCATCAGAGTTTATCATTCATAG